A genomic region of Rhodothermales bacterium contains the following coding sequences:
- a CDS encoding TRAP transporter large permease subunit, with translation MEGDWLAPLMFVGALVLIFMGFPVAFALGGTALLFAFIGVEMGFFDWHLLLALPDRTFGIMANYVLLAIPFFIFMGTLLEKSHLAEDLLQTIGQLFGALRGGLALAVVFVGTLLAAATGVVGASVVAMGMISLPVMQRYGYSNRLSAGVIAASGTLGQIIPPSVVLVVLADQLGVSVGDLFKGALVPGLMLAGFYALYVIVVAFLRPEQAPALPSEERQLAAGALFRRVLLVMLPPLVLILVVLGSIFAGIATPTEAGALGAVGAMGLAAANRRLTLKAMQDSMNATAKLSSMVLFLLIGSTAFALVFRGLYGDFWIEDLLTNLPGGVIGLLIVANLAIFILGFFIDFFEIAFIILPLLVPAASILGIDMIWFGVMIGMNLQTSFLTPPFGFALFYLRGVAPPSLSTTDIYRGAVPFILIQLIGLVVVILFPEIVTWWR, from the coding sequence ATGGAAGGAGACTGGCTGGCTCCATTGATGTTCGTCGGAGCGCTCGTGCTCATCTTCATGGGGTTTCCCGTGGCCTTCGCGCTGGGTGGGACGGCGCTGCTTTTCGCCTTTATCGGCGTCGAGATGGGGTTCTTCGACTGGCACCTGTTGCTGGCGTTGCCGGACCGTACGTTCGGGATCATGGCGAACTACGTGCTGCTCGCGATCCCCTTCTTCATCTTCATGGGTACCCTGCTCGAAAAATCCCATCTGGCGGAGGATCTGCTGCAGACAATCGGGCAGTTGTTTGGGGCGTTGCGGGGCGGGCTTGCGCTGGCGGTCGTATTCGTGGGCACCCTGCTGGCGGCCGCGACCGGGGTGGTCGGGGCGTCGGTGGTGGCGATGGGGATGATCTCGTTGCCGGTGATGCAGCGTTACGGGTATTCGAACCGGTTGTCGGCCGGCGTGATCGCGGCTTCGGGTACGCTCGGTCAGATCATCCCGCCCAGCGTGGTGCTGGTGGTGCTGGCGGATCAGCTGGGTGTTTCGGTGGGGGATCTGTTTAAAGGGGCGTTGGTGCCTGGCCTCATGCTGGCCGGGTTTTACGCGCTTTATGTCATCGTCGTGGCGTTTCTGCGGCCGGAGCAGGCGCCGGCGCTTCCGTCCGAGGAACGGCAATTGGCCGCCGGGGCCTTGTTCAGACGCGTACTGCTGGTGATGCTTCCGCCGCTGGTGTTGATCCTGGTGGTGCTCGGCAGCATCTTCGCCGGCATCGCGACACCCACGGAGGCCGGCGCACTCGGGGCGGTGGGCGCGATGGGGTTGGCCGCGGCGAATCGCCGGCTGACGCTTAAGGCCATGCAGGATTCGATGAACGCGACGGCGAAGCTGTCGTCCATGGTGTTGTTCCTGCTGATCGGGTCGACGGCGTTCGCGCTTGTTTTTCGGGGTCTGTACGGGGATTTCTGGATCGAGGACCTGCTCACGAACCTGCCCGGTGGCGTGATCGGGTTATTGATCGTCGCGAATCTGGCCATCTTCATCCTCGGGTTTTTTATCGACTTCTTCGAGATCGCCTTTATTATCCTGCCGCTGCTGGTGCCGGCGGCGAGCATTCTGGGGATCGACATGATCTGGTTCGGGGTGATGATCGGCATGAACCTGCAGACCTCGTTCCTCACCCCGCCGTTTGGATTTGCGCTTTTTTATCTTCGCGGCGTCGCCCCGCCGTCACTGTCGACGACCGATATATATCGCGGCGCTGTCCCGTTTATCCTGATCCAGCTTATCGGGCTGGTCGTCGTGATTCTTTTCCCGGAGATCGTGACCTGGTGGAGGTAG